In the genome of Ammoniphilus sp. CFH 90114, the window TGTCAGCTTTTTTAGGGTATTTATCTTACATTATTATTAACAATGCTTGGATTACTTCCCATTTTTTTTGCTTGCGCTTGCGATTGTAAACTTCCAGCAATGCTGTTTATCCGTACTAGATCGTTTTCCAACTCGTCCGGGGAGTTGACATGCTCTTTAATATCTTTTGCAATGCCCTCTAGCTGATCTGCTAGACGGTGAATGAGGGAAACATCAAAATTCTGCATATATATCACCTGCCTTATAGGAAATAGATTAAGGGAAATCTCTCCAGCTGGGGATGTGAGAGTTCTTGTGTCACCTCATATTTTATTATGTCCAACTATCTAAAAACTTTTTGGAAAAATACTGGACAAATAGTTTATTCAAGTGTATAAATATTTTATAATTGTATTAAAAATGTGATTGTTAAGAGGAGGTAAAATATTGGAAGCGCTTGTAGGAATGATTAATGACTTAATATGGAGTCAAGCGTTAATTTATCTATGTCTTGGGACGGGGTTGTTCTTCACCATTGCGACTCGTTTTATGCAACTTCGCCATTTTAAGGATATGATTAAATTAATGTTTGAAGGAAAAAGCTCTGAGGCAGGGGTTTCTTCTTTCCAAGCTCTCACGCTTGCGTTATCTGGTAGAGTCGGTACAGGTAATATTGCAGGTGTAGCCACAGCGATCGCTTTTGGGGGGCCTGGTGCAGTTTTTTGGATGTGGTTAATTGCTTTTCTAGGATCAGGATCTGCTTTCGTTGAAGCAGCTCTAGGTCAAGTTTATAAAACCAAGCAAGAGGGTCAGTTCCGAGGAGGGCCTGCTTACTACATTGAAAAAGGTTTAAAGATCAAGTGGTATGCTGTTTTATTCGCATTTGTAACGGTTATTGCTACTGGTGTTTTACTGCCAGGCGTGCAAGCGAACAGTATTGCAGCTGGACTAGAGAACGCCTTTGGAATTAATACTTCTTTAACCGGAGTCCTATTAGTTGGTTTCCTTGCTGCCATTATCTTTGGAGGCGTTAAACGTATTGCTAGTGTTGCACAAGTTGTAGTACCTTTTATGGCATTAGGTTATATTTTGGTTGCTCTTATTATTGTTGTTGTAAATATTGGTCAATTACCTGGTATCATTTCATTAATCTTTACAAGTGCTTTTGGAACAGATGCTGCTTTTGGTGGGATTATTGGTGCCGCCATCTCATGGGGAGTAAAGCGTGGAATCTATTCCAACGAAGCAGGTCAAGGTACAGCTCCGCACGCTGCTGCAGCAGCTGAAGTTTCTCACCCAGCTAAACAAGGTCTAGTTCAAGCATTTTCTGTTTATATTGATACGTTGTTCGTTTGTTCCGCCACAGCTTTTATGATTCTTATTACCGGAATGTACAATGTACATCCTGACGGTGTTGCTCCGATCGTGAATAATCTAGGAGATATAAAGCCAGGCCCAATGTACACTCAACAAGCCGTTGAATCGGTATTGCCAGGTTTCGGGGCTCCATTTGTAGCGATTGCTCTTTTATTCTTCGCTTTTACAACGATTATGGCATACTATTATATGGCCGAAACGAACTTGGCCTACCTTAATCGCACAGTAAAGCGTGTATGGTCTGAACATCTTCTAAAAGTAGCTCTTCTTATTGTAGTATTCTACGGAAGTATTAAGACAGCTGATCTTGCATGGGGATTGGGAGATATCGGTGTAGGAAGTATGGCTTGGCTTAACATTATTGCGATCTTACTATTAACTAAGCCTGCA includes:
- a CDS encoding sodium:alanine symporter family protein, with the protein product MEALVGMINDLIWSQALIYLCLGTGLFFTIATRFMQLRHFKDMIKLMFEGKSSEAGVSSFQALTLALSGRVGTGNIAGVATAIAFGGPGAVFWMWLIAFLGSGSAFVEAALGQVYKTKQEGQFRGGPAYYIEKGLKIKWYAVLFAFVTVIATGVLLPGVQANSIAAGLENAFGINTSLTGVLLVGFLAAIIFGGVKRIASVAQVVVPFMALGYILVALIIVVVNIGQLPGIISLIFTSAFGTDAAFGGIIGAAISWGVKRGIYSNEAGQGTAPHAAAAAEVSHPAKQGLVQAFSVYIDTLFVCSATAFMILITGMYNVHPDGVAPIVNNLGDIKPGPMYTQQAVESVLPGFGAPFVAIALLFFAFTTIMAYYYMAETNLAYLNRTVKRVWSEHLLKVALLIVVFYGSIKTADLAWGLGDIGVGSMAWLNIIAILLLTKPALKILRDYEDQKKEGKDPVFDPVKLGIKDADFWEKEYKQHEATVSKSSGRSVSS